Genomic DNA from Macadamia integrifolia cultivar HAES 741 chromosome 6, SCU_Mint_v3, whole genome shotgun sequence:
TTTGGGGAGAAAGCTCCGTTCGAGAATCTTTTTATTTCTCAACCAATTCatctaaaaatatgaaaatgagaGTGCTGGGACCGCGTTATTCAAAAAAATGCACTTTGGTACGcatatatttaccaaaatacacTTGTTATATTCCCTTCACCCAAACACTCTCTTTTCCCCTTCCTATCCTGAAGCCATGATCCGAGAAGTTCCCCTTGCAAATATCCATATACGCGCATAATCCAGAAGATAAACAGGTGTAAGTGACCGCCTCTGATTCCCAGAAACCTATATATACATCAATCCCTCCCAACCTTCTCTCCAATACACTCTCAAACCTGGGAGATCTTCACTAACAAATATCTCTGTTGTCTCTACTAATTCAAttacccttttcttcctctactGCTCTTGTTCTGTTTCTGTTGTTATCATTCTCTTTCAATTCAAGCCCAAGTTCCCAAGAGTTCAATCTCATAGAGATGGTGAGGAAGGTGGAGAAGCGTTCTCTATCTATCAATCCTGATTGCAGCCACCTCGAACTGGTGTTCCGGTACTTCGACGAGGATGGTGATGGCAAGATATCGGCGACGGAGTTACAAAGTTGTGTGAGGACTATGGGCGGCGAGCTGTCGACCGAAGAGGCAGTGTCGGTGGTGGGATCATCAGATTCGGATGGAGATGGGTTGCTTGGTATGGATGATTTTGCGAGGTTAATGGAAGGGGATGGAGAGGAGGAGGATTTGAGAGAAGCATTCGGGATGTATGCCATGGATGGGTGTGATTTTATTACTGCAAAAAGCTTGAAGAGGATGCTGAAACGACTCGGTGAGTCGAGGACGATTCGTGAATGTAAAGGTATGATTAGTGTTTACGACTTGAATGGGGATGGCGTGCTTAGCTTCGAAGAGTTTAGAGCTATGATGCGTTGATTAAACAAAAGGCCATTCAATCCTCACTTCTTGTTCCACATATTTCATGGGAGATGGTTGAAAGGCAGGGTAGTCTTTAGGAGGCTAGTGCGGAGATCAATGGAAGAGCATATAGAAGTATCACATGAATTagattttctgtttttcatgAAGCACGGCGGATCATCTTATCCCCTATGTGGCAGGGCATGGGGTACAGTGCTTTTCGggcttttttctcttctcatatgcaaattaatttttttttaattaatcaaATGCCGGTTTAGTTGGATAATCTCatgttttttaaattttcaatggTTGAAAATTATCACATTATCTCTCCAGTAGAGATAAAATGAATGTGCAGATCAAATATTTATCCAGAAAATCTTAGTCTATAAAACTTTTTGATATATTGTAAAGGGCAAGTCTTTTTTGTCCAAGAGTGGCCACTGAGATACAAAGACGCGGTCCCTCTAACATCCCTTCTGGCTATGGCGCAGGGACCACTGGACAAAATACTTCATCCCTACTATAATAATTGTTGAGAGTTATAAATTCCAAAGGTCCATAGCATTTGCTATCAAAAAGTAATTGCTAAGCAAGCTGTAACTAAAAAATCTTCTATCTGTAATTTGTCTGAACTTCAATATTAATTTATAAGTTTTtcctttgaataaaaaaaaaagtatttaaaaaagaagTCCAGAACTTTCATGCCATTTCAGCCGAAATTANNNNNNNNNNNNNNNNNNNNaattataaaaaaaaaaaaaaaaaaaaaaaatacaacaatgCTCAAGGGAAATAATAATTTAGACAACCATATAAGAATGCTCCCATTATGGATGACTATATATGATGAGATTCAATACTAAAATCTGTAGGTCCCATTTGAATGAGAATGATCATGGTGGGAGCGtcataagaagaagaatggagttAGTACTTGTTTTTTCTAACTTATATCATTGACTATCTTCCAAAGGGGGGCGGGGGGTGTTCGCACAATTTACATTGCAGTGGATTTCCATATCGACCAAATAACTGCTATGTGGTAGTTTGGATGAGGTCAACATGTTAGGGCAGGGCAGGTAATCACAAAATCCCTTTTCtctcatgtcaaatttcatcgTAAATCGAGTTTTGTGAAGTGAAGATAAAGCTTAGAAAATGGggttgattacccacttttagattttcatttacaaaattatccatcaaagttttagttaattcaaaattaaattttcttttacattcttttacaaaattacccactttaAGTTCACAAAAAAtttatccaaagaaaaaaaaaaaggtaacaaAAAATGggtattcatgtaatttttctaaaattaATCACGATCATCCAATTAATGTAAACATAATAATTggtgggtatttttgttaactttaaCTTTTGGAGAGTAGTTTTATAAAGGGAAATCCAAAAACGGGTAAACATAGAATTTCCCCTAAGATTAATCACGACCGTCCAATCAATGTAAACATATCATTGGTTGCTTGCTCCAACAGTCACA
This window encodes:
- the LOC122082722 gene encoding calcium-binding protein CML37-like, whose product is MVRKVEKRSLSINPDCSHLELVFRYFDEDGDGKISATELQSCVRTMGGELSTEEAVSVVGSSDSDGDGLLGMDDFARLMEGDGEEEDLREAFGMYAMDGCDFITAKSLKRMLKRLGESRTIRECKGMISVYDLNGDGVLSFEEFRAMMR